The genomic stretch AAGCGCTTTGAGCACCACACGCTCGACGGCAAGTGAGATGGAGGGGACGAAGTCACGCAGGCAAGGTGGAGGGGTTGACAGGTGTTGCAGGCAGATCTGCAAGCCCGTCCCCGAAAATGGTTCAGAGCCGCAGAGCCAGCAATAGACCATGACTGCCAGAGAATACTGATCACTTGCCGGCAGCGGACTTCCCTCGATACGTTCGGGAGATAGGTAGAGAGGTGTTCCTACTAATTTATTAGCCACGCTGGGGGAGGCCCTCTTTCCTGCCCGCATTACATGAGCAATGCCGAAATCAGTGAGCCAGGCGTCTTGCTTCGTTCCTAATAAAATATTACTCGGTTTGACATCACAGTGAATCAACTGCACATTATGAATGTACTGCAATGCGCTTGCAATCTGTAAGACAACAGGCACAATGGTGTGTACGGGGAATGCGCTCCCTTTGGGGAAATGCTGCCCGAGGTCTCCCATGGGGGCATACTCCATGACCAGAAAAGGCATATCCTGCGCAATATTAAAATCGAGCATGCGCACAATGTGTCGATGCTGTAAGTGCCATAGGAGGTAGACTTCTAAATGAAAACGCTTGACATCCTCCTCGCTGGCAAGAAAGTCGTCCAACAGCTTAAGCGCTACCCGAGTCCTCAAATACGTATTCATGCTCAGGTAGACGCTGGCGTGGCCCCCCTGTCCAAGACGGCGCAGCAGGGTATAGTCGCCAATCTGTTTCGCACTCAGAGACCCATACCCGGGTCTGGTGGTGCTACGAAAGGGAGTACTCTCATGAGGAGCGACTCCTTCCTCTACCAATTGATTGAGTTCTTCCATAGATGATCTCCAGCTTCTAACTCACGAGGCGGACAGACCCCAGGCGCTGTTCCTGCAGGCTCGGAGCGATCACATGGATTCGGGTCTATCTGATTGGGAATGACATCGTCTTCGCTGTTCTCAGTTTACTGATGTGTGAATGAGAATGCATCTTTAAAATGCACTATTTTTCCGTTGGCCTTGCGCCCATTCCAGGTAAAAAATAGCGCGTTCTAAGCATACATATTCATTTCCGTTTCGGTATATTGATAATCTGATTGTACGGGTGAAAAACCATTCTTTACTCTAATGAAGGAGGGACAATAGTATGCACAACCGATTAAAGCGTGCTCTGAGCAAAACGACACTGGCGACATGCGGTTTGCTGCTTGTTGCAACGTTAGTGGCTGCATGTAGCAGCCCGTCACGTAGCTCGACATCTCAATCGGCTTCGACACACATAACGACGCCAACCCCGGCTTACACACGAGGTGCTTTAGTGGCACTTGAGGGCAATGGCTTCAAGATAAGTTATCCCCCAGGTTTACATGTGAGTAAATCTGACCCGCACCTGGTTATCTTGACGAATGGTGCCGGTACTATCAAGATAACGTTCACGGTAGTGCCGGATGTCCATGGGAAGACCAGCGCGGCTTCGCTTCTGAATGCCGCGGTAAACGCACAAAAGGTTCCGTTGAAGAATGTACAAATAGTACCGGCACCGCCTACTACGACGGTAGGAGGCACTACCTGGAATCAGGAATCGGTTTCTGGAACTCAACGATTGAATGCTACCAATACTATGATGCACTCAGTTGTAATGGCCACTATTCATCCGGCAAACTCCCCAGCGAGCCAGGGGTATACAATTGCGTATAGTGCGCCGCAATCGATGTTCAACGCAGCGAACACGACCTACTTCCAGCCAGTACTCCAATCATTCAAATTCCAGCCGTAACCGGCAGGGGCGGGTGTTGTAGTGGATGGGAGGCTCGATTGGAGGGCGACCACAAGGGTGCGCTCCTACCCTACATGTGGTGGGGCAGGCCCTTGCGCTCGCTCTCCAATCCCATATAGCAAAATGATGACGCGAGTAATTAGGGGGACGAAAATGGCAAGTTGGGGGTCAATTCGCGTAGTGCCGTGGCTCGCTACGCGCTAGAGTGCCAACTGGTATAGTGACTAATTTGATCGTGATCAAATTGTGATGTTAGAGAGAAGCTTGCTTCTCCCTTTTTTCAGGCCGCTCGTAGCCGCTCTTCATACTGCGCAGCTTTCCATACCTGCTTGCTTTAATGAAGCTTACCAGGCGGATTCTTTAAATCTGGTGCTAATATGCCTGTTTAGAAAAAGGCACTCTTGCAAATGTAACAAGTTATTGTATATGCTCATAATCGTGTGGGAAGATATAAAGTAGAGATATTTATCTGTGACTACATAGGATACCGCTATGCACCAGATTATTGCGCAAGTGGGAGGGGGCCGATTATACCAATTGTCAATCAAAGCAGATCCGATTGTCGTTGGTACCCCTGCCTGGTATGATTGGCTGGACCAGAATACCGCTTTTCTCTTCACCGATCATGTAGGAAGCTTTACCGCGCGTAAGAGCAGTTCCATTTACAATGATCAGGATTGGAGCGCTACTCGTTTTTGGAAGGGCCGGTTCTACCATATTCCCCTGGGCCCCAGCCGTTCACTCACGCTCTCACGACTGCAAGCCGCGGTGGAACGGCTCATTAGTGGCTATACTACAACCGATCTGATCGACGTGTCCGCGGAGTGCTTTTCCGCCTCCTTGCGCCCGGCATATGGGATAGGATTTCCGCTTGATCGGGCGGAGGGATTGGTGCAGGCCAAACTCCAGCGACCCGTGCTCAGCGAGGACCTGCTGGTGCGCCAGCGGCTCATCGCCCGCTTGCAAAGCGGGCTGCCTGGCCGACTCACCTTGCTGTGCGCCCCGGCCGGCTTTGGCAAGTCGACCCTGCTGGCGCACTGGGCCGCTCGTTGTGGACGGCCGGTGGCCTGGCTGGCGCTGGAGCCGGGGGATCAAGACCTGGCGGTCTTTGTGCGCCTGGTGCTGGCCGCCCTGCGCACCTGCTTTCCCACGGCCTGCCCGGCGACGGCCCGGCTGCTGGCCAGCCAGCAGGGCCTTGACATCGAGCCGCTGGCCGCCGCGTTGCTGGCAGACCTGGCTGCTTTGCCGGGCGAGGCGTTGCTGGTGCTGGATGATTATCAGTTCATGCAGCGTGACGGGGTGCAGCGCTTGCTGGCGGCGCTGCTGGAGCACCTGCCGCCCCGACTGCACCTGGCCCTGGCCTGCCGCTGGGACCCGCCGCTGCCGCTGGTGCGCTGGCGAGCCAGGGGCTGGCTGCAGGAGGTGCGGGGAGCCGAGTTGTGCGTGACGGAACAGGAGACGGAGGCGGTGCTGGCCGCGCTGGTGGGGGGCGAGCGGGCGCGGGCGAGCGCGCGGGTGGTGTGGCAGCGCACGGAGGGCTGGGTCGCGCTGGTACGCCTGGCGGCGTTGGGACTGCGCCAGGCGGCAGACGCGGCGGCGTATCTGCAGCACTGGAGCAGCGTGCCCGATAGTGCCAGCCGGCGCTACCTGCTGGAAGAGGTGCTGCTGCAACAACCGCAGCGGGTGCAGCAGGTGCTGCTGGGCACGGCGCTGCTTAAGCAATTCAATGAGTCGTTGTGTGCGCGGCTCCTGGAGGGCGAGGAGAGCCGGGAGTCGGTGGCAGGATTGCTGGGATGGATGGAGCAGGCGCAGTTGGTAGAGCCGAGGCAGGAGGGAGAACCGGGCTGGTACCGGTATCGTGTGCTGCTGCGGCAGGTGCTGGAGCAGCGGGTGCGCGAGGAGTGGAGTGCGGCCGAGGTCGCGTGCTGGCATCGGCGAGCCAGTGAGTGGTATGCGAGCCGGGGGGAGATAGTCGAGGCGGTGGAGCAGGCGCAGGCGGCGGGAGAGGGAGAGCGAGCGGTACAACTGGTGGAGGGGCAGGTGAGGCGGCTTCTGGAAGAGGAGCGAGTCGAGGAGATGGAGGGCTGGCTGGAGCGATTGGAGGAGGAGCAGCGAGAGGGGAGTGCGGCATTGCTGCTGGCGCGTGCCTGGCTCAAGCACGTTCATGGCCGCTTGATGGAGCTACCAGGTCTATTGATGACTGCCGAGCAACGCTTAGACTTCCAGTTCAGGGATGCAGGTGATCCAGATAATGCTAAATACTGGTTTCTGCGTGCATTCCTTGCGCTCGTCTGGAGCCAGTTCCAGTTCTTTACGGGGCAGATAGAAGCAAGTCTGGAGAGTGCCCACTCAGCGCTGGAATGGATTCCGCCCGAATATGAATATATAGCAAGTCATGCCCTTTCAATCCTGGCACTTTCAAGGCAAGCCAGCGGGCAGCAAGATGTGGCGCTCTTTGAACTCAATAAAGCCCTGAGAGACCAATCGGCGCGTCATAGCGTCACTGCTCGTCTACTCTTCACTCAGGCCATCATTTACTTGAATGCGGGAAAACTGCAACAGGCCGAACAGACAGCAAGACATCTGCTTCAGGTTGCCCGGCAAGCCGACCTGGCGTTGAGCCAGACCTGGGCCCACCTGTTGTTAGGAGTGGTGCATTATGAATGGAACCAGTTGGATATGGCGGTGAATCACTTCAACACAGTGATCGCTAATCGGCACCATGCCCATTTTTTTGCTGTACGTGATGCTCTATGCGGTTTAGCCCTCACCTATCAGGCACAAGGATTGAGTAGCCAGGCGAAGGAGATTGCTCGTACCTTATTGGAATGGGTTTTAGAACAGCAGAACATGCGCGAATTAGTAACTGTCTATGCTTTCCAGGCACAATTAGCCTTGCTCCAGGAGGATGTGGAGTCGGCTGAGATATGGTCTGTAATGGCAAGAGATCAATCAGTGCCAGGCTCGATACTGTTCTTTGATTGCACCGAGGCTCATTTGTTACTCGCCAGAGGTGACGAGCCGGGTGCAGTACAGGCTCAAGCGCTCCTTAGCCAGCGCTTGCAGCATGCAGAATCAAGCCACAATAGACGTATGACTATCAAAGTACTGGCTATGCAAGCATGGGCTTATCGGATACAAGGCCATGAGACCGAAGCGTTAAAGGCGCTGAAACGGGCGCTTACTCTGGCACATTCCGGCAGGTTTATTCGTACCTTTGCCGACCTACCATCATTAGCCAGGATGCTACCAGAACTGCGCAAACCACGCAAAGCGCAACAGATGATAGATGCCCCCCTCGCGGCTTATCTGCAGCAGATCCGGATGGCGTTCAAATCCGAATCCTCGCGGCCTGTTTCCGAGGAAGTGCGGCTACAGCAAGAGGGTCCAGAACTCTTGACCAACCGCGAGCGACAAATCCTGGGCTTGCTCAACAGGAATTTGACGAACAAAGAGATTGCCCGTGAACTGGTCGTCACACCAGGAACGGTCAAAGTGCATACCAATAGTATTTATCGCAAACTCAGTGTGAACAATCGCCGGAGTGCTATTATGCTTGCCAGATCGCTTGGCATTCTGGTTACACAGTGAAGTACCCATGCCTGGCAGACCTGTCTTTTATAGACAGTATCGCGCTTTGTCATCATTGCTTGGATCAAGGGCAGGAATAGTGGGAGCGGAGGCGAGCGTGATTGGGGCAAAAAAACAGTGTGTTTACAGCATGCATTTCTGCCCTGTATACGTTATAGTGCATTCACACACGCAATCAGTCTTGTCCTAATCAAAGGAATGAGAGTACGCGCCTGATCTTCCTATTTGACTAGAGGAAAAGGTCATCACGGAGCCGTAACCTCCTTTCACGCCAGCCGGATCTTCTATGC from Ktedonobacteraceae bacterium encodes the following:
- a CDS encoding LuxR C-terminal-related transcriptional regulator; the encoded protein is MHQIIAQVGGGRLYQLSIKADPIVVGTPAWYDWLDQNTAFLFTDHVGSFTARKSSSIYNDQDWSATRFWKGRFYHIPLGPSRSLTLSRLQAAVERLISGYTTTDLIDVSAECFSASLRPAYGIGFPLDRAEGLVQAKLQRPVLSEDLLVRQRLIARLQSGLPGRLTLLCAPAGFGKSTLLAHWAARCGRPVAWLALEPGDQDLAVFVRLVLAALRTCFPTACPATARLLASQQGLDIEPLAAALLADLAALPGEALLVLDDYQFMQRDGVQRLLAALLEHLPPRLHLALACRWDPPLPLVRWRARGWLQEVRGAELCVTEQETEAVLAALVGGERARASARVVWQRTEGWVALVRLAALGLRQAADAAAYLQHWSSVPDSASRRYLLEEVLLQQPQRVQQVLLGTALLKQFNESLCARLLEGEESRESVAGLLGWMEQAQLVEPRQEGEPGWYRYRVLLRQVLEQRVREEWSAAEVACWHRRASEWYASRGEIVEAVEQAQAAGEGERAVQLVEGQVRRLLEEERVEEMEGWLERLEEEQREGSAALLLARAWLKHVHGRLMELPGLLMTAEQRLDFQFRDAGDPDNAKYWFLRAFLALVWSQFQFFTGQIEASLESAHSALEWIPPEYEYIASHALSILALSRQASGQQDVALFELNKALRDQSARHSVTARLLFTQAIIYLNAGKLQQAEQTARHLLQVARQADLALSQTWAHLLLGVVHYEWNQLDMAVNHFNTVIANRHHAHFFAVRDALCGLALTYQAQGLSSQAKEIARTLLEWVLEQQNMRELVTVYAFQAQLALLQEDVESAEIWSVMARDQSVPGSILFFDCTEAHLLLARGDEPGAVQAQALLSQRLQHAESSHNRRMTIKVLAMQAWAYRIQGHETEALKALKRALTLAHSGRFIRTFADLPSLARMLPELRKPRKAQQMIDAPLAAYLQQIRMAFKSESSRPVSEEVRLQQEGPELLTNRERQILGLLNRNLTNKEIARELVVTPGTVKVHTNSIYRKLSVNNRRSAIMLARSLGILVTQ
- a CDS encoding serine/threonine-protein kinase, coding for MEELNQLVEEGVAPHESTPFRSTTRPGYGSLSAKQIGDYTLLRRLGQGGHASVYLSMNTYLRTRVALKLLDDFLASEEDVKRFHLEVYLLWHLQHRHIVRMLDFNIAQDMPFLVMEYAPMGDLGQHFPKGSAFPVHTIVPVVLQIASALQYIHNVQLIHCDVKPSNILLGTKQDAWLTDFGIAHVMRAGKRASPSVANKLVGTPLYLSPERIEGSPLPASDQYSLAVMVYCWLCGSEPFSGTGLQICLQHLSTPPPCLRDFVPSISLAVERVVLKALAKDPKQRFSHVGEFADALKEASLAERGSSAPRYMMSSPQVPGFTFNRAGYGKPQRTPVANTG